One Methanolinea sp. DNA window includes the following coding sequences:
- a CDS encoding DUF2099 family protein, translating into MAGDGEDEHVVEAIGRARVVIRGGKVVSVGEPLIWECPLARRFGKPVHPITPEAIRENMEYRIRAFGMCTPDRIVEARGDYVDFGASELLACGLESGLLSCAVIACDGAGSVIVSSPSLVQGIGGRMSGLVKTSPIAEVIQRIREKGGIVYDPARASVDQPGAVRVARAAGHERIGVTVTSATDALSIRRDFPGALVIAVHTTGVSEEDARVLVRNADIVTACASRHVRELAGPVALLQAGVSIPVFAVTPAGKDLVLEKVRRSPSQVLVKSARLPFTLGDEPRPLV; encoded by the coding sequence ATGGCAGGCGACGGCGAGGACGAACACGTCGTGGAGGCAATAGGGCGGGCACGGGTCGTCATCCGCGGCGGGAAGGTCGTCTCGGTGGGAGAACCCTTGATTTGGGAATGCCCGCTCGCGCGGAGGTTCGGCAAGCCCGTGCACCCCATCACCCCCGAGGCGATCAGGGAGAACATGGAGTACCGGATCCGGGCATTCGGGATGTGCACGCCGGATAGGATCGTCGAGGCGAGGGGCGATTACGTGGATTTCGGTGCATCCGAGCTCCTCGCCTGCGGCCTTGAGTCCGGGCTCCTCTCGTGTGCGGTCATCGCGTGCGACGGCGCGGGCAGCGTCATCGTGTCGTCCCCATCCCTCGTCCAGGGAATTGGGGGGAGGATGTCGGGTCTCGTGAAGACCTCGCCGATCGCGGAAGTCATCCAAAGGATAAGGGAGAAGGGAGGTATCGTGTACGACCCCGCGCGCGCATCGGTAGACCAGCCGGGAGCGGTCCGGGTGGCCCGGGCGGCAGGCCACGAGAGGATTGGGGTGACCGTCACTTCCGCAACCGATGCCCTGTCGATCCGCCGCGATTTCCCCGGCGCCCTCGTGATCGCTGTCCACACGACGGGCGTGTCCGAGGAGGACGCGCGCGTCCTCGTCCGGAACGCCGACATCGTGACGGCCTGCGCGTCCCGCCACGTGAGAGAGCTCGCCGGCCCGGTCGCGCTCCTCCAGGCAGGCGTCTCGATCCCGGTATTTGCGGTGACCCCGGCGGGAAAGGATCTCGTGCTCGAGAAGGTGCGCCGGTCACCCTCGCAGGTTCTCGTGAAGAGCGCGCGTCTCCCCTTCACGCTCGGCGACGAGCCACGCCCCCTCGTGTAG